The Halomonas sp. 7T genome contains a region encoding:
- a CDS encoding putative monovalent cation/H+ antiporter subunit A — MQLTVLMGFVLAASSPLLNRWFGQRASMVLALYPALMAAWLFSQAPSVLNDGPLLLEWQWVPSLGISLTFMLDGLSLLFGLLITVIGTCVLIYAGGYLKGHEDIARFHLALLAFMVSMLGLVLADGLLTLFVFWELTSITSYLLIGFNHTDIEARKSARQGLFVTVAGGLALMAGLVLLGVASGSWSLSDIGQMESDLREHALYTPMLICLLLGAFTKSAQFPFHFWLPNAMAAPTPVSAYLHSATMVKAGIYLLARLQPELGGTALWVGVLSVVGATTMLTGAFLAIQHTNIKKLLAYSTIMALGTLTMLLGIGTDYAMTAFVTFLLGHSMYKGALFMVAGILDHETGTKDVTAMGGLRRQMPITAVIALIAALSLAGVPPLFGFIGKELMLESVFGAERFSVLLILFAFVSAILTIAVAVIIALRPFYGRRHETPKTPHEAPFSMLLGPGLLAVLSLLLGLLPGLLGGDSLLTAAATAVSGQPLEVSLSLWHGINAALIMSIISLGLGYLLFKRWDSVRAKLSVLAPVMRRGPEAGYEGLMNGIVRFSEWQTRLLQNGYMRNYILVMLLVLIGLIGNSILLRHSPQLAFTLDVRFHEVIVVGTMVMGALFAIISRSRLGAVVSVGIMGFSIALIFILFSAPDLGITQLLVETLTVILLVLVLFRLPRFSNLSTSLERVRDGFVAATMGVLIFLLIMTAWSIDQFETISTYMVENSAPLAHGRNIVNVILVDYRALDTLGEMFVLALAAIGVIAMLKLRHNTSSDKANEGDKNSAKEPYDG, encoded by the coding sequence ATGCAACTCACCGTATTAATGGGATTTGTGCTGGCTGCCTCGTCGCCGCTGCTGAACCGCTGGTTTGGCCAGCGAGCAAGTATGGTGCTCGCGCTGTACCCAGCTTTGATGGCTGCTTGGCTCTTTAGCCAAGCCCCCTCAGTACTTAATGACGGTCCGTTGCTACTGGAATGGCAGTGGGTACCTTCGCTAGGCATTAGTCTGACGTTTATGCTCGATGGGCTTTCGCTGCTCTTTGGGCTGCTGATTACCGTGATTGGTACTTGCGTTTTAATTTATGCAGGGGGGTATTTAAAAGGGCATGAGGACATTGCGCGTTTCCACTTGGCGCTGCTGGCCTTCATGGTGTCAATGCTGGGGTTGGTGCTGGCTGACGGGTTGCTCACCCTGTTTGTTTTTTGGGAACTCACCAGTATTACCTCTTACCTGCTGATTGGCTTTAATCATACGGACATAGAAGCGCGGAAATCGGCCCGGCAGGGGCTCTTTGTCACTGTTGCAGGCGGGCTTGCGCTGATGGCAGGGCTTGTGTTGCTAGGCGTGGCAAGCGGCAGCTGGTCACTTTCAGACATTGGCCAGATGGAAAGCGATTTGCGGGAACACGCCCTTTACACGCCTATGCTGATCTGCTTACTGCTGGGTGCGTTTACTAAATCAGCGCAGTTTCCTTTCCACTTCTGGCTGCCTAATGCCATGGCAGCGCCCACTCCCGTATCGGCTTACTTGCATTCGGCCACGATGGTGAAAGCGGGCATTTATTTACTGGCGCGGCTGCAGCCTGAATTAGGGGGCACCGCGTTATGGGTGGGGGTCCTCTCGGTAGTGGGTGCGACCACGATGCTTACTGGCGCATTCTTAGCGATCCAGCATACCAATATTAAGAAGCTGCTTGCTTACTCCACCATTATGGCACTGGGGACGTTGACCATGCTGTTGGGGATTGGTACTGACTACGCGATGACCGCCTTTGTGACGTTTTTACTGGGTCACTCGATGTACAAAGGCGCGCTGTTTATGGTGGCCGGGATTTTAGATCATGAGACCGGTACCAAGGATGTGACCGCCATGGGCGGTTTACGCAGGCAAATGCCAATCACCGCTGTGATCGCGCTAATCGCCGCACTTTCGCTGGCAGGTGTGCCGCCACTTTTTGGATTTATCGGCAAGGAGTTAATGCTGGAGTCAGTGTTTGGTGCTGAACGCTTCAGCGTCTTACTGATATTGTTCGCATTTGTGTCTGCGATTCTCACTATCGCCGTGGCGGTTATTATTGCGCTAAGACCCTTTTATGGACGGCGCCATGAAACGCCTAAAACGCCTCATGAGGCCCCCTTCAGCATGTTGTTAGGTCCTGGGCTGCTGGCCGTCTTGTCACTTTTATTGGGCTTGCTCCCGGGCCTGCTGGGAGGCGATTCACTCTTGACGGCCGCGGCAACCGCAGTGTCCGGCCAACCCTTAGAGGTGTCTCTCTCGCTTTGGCATGGCATTAATGCCGCACTCATTATGTCGATTATTAGCCTTGGACTAGGGTATCTGCTGTTCAAACGCTGGGATAGCGTGCGTGCCAAACTCTCCGTTTTGGCGCCGGTAATGCGCCGCGGTCCAGAAGCGGGCTACGAGGGCCTAATGAACGGTATTGTGCGCTTCTCTGAGTGGCAAACACGCCTGCTGCAAAACGGTTATATGCGTAACTATATCCTTGTCATGCTGCTGGTGCTGATCGGTCTGATTGGCAACTCCATCTTACTGCGTCACTCCCCTCAGCTAGCCTTTACGCTGGACGTCCGCTTCCATGAAGTGATTGTGGTCGGCACGATGGTGATGGGGGCGCTGTTTGCAATCATTTCCCGCTCACGCTTAGGCGCTGTGGTGTCGGTGGGCATAATGGGCTTCTCCATTGCGCTGATCTTTATTCTATTTAGCGCCCCTGATCTGGGGATTACCCAGCTGTTGGTCGAAACCCTTACCGTTATTTTGTTGGTATTGGTGCTGTTCCGATTACCGAGGTTTTCTAACCTCTCAACCAGCCTTGAGCGCGTGCGTGATGGCTTTGTCGCGGCCACGATGGGGGTATTGATTTTTCTGCTTATCATGACCGCATGGAGTATCGATCAGTTTGAAACGATCTCCACTTACATGGTTGAGAACAGTGCGCCGCTTGCTCACGGCCGTAACATCGTCAACGTTATTCTGGTGGATTACCGAGCGCTCGACACCTTGGGTGAGATGTTCGTGCTCGCATTGGCCGCTATTGGTGTAATTGCCATGCTGAAGCTACGTCACAACACCAGTAGTGATAAAGCCAATGAAGGCGACAAAAATAGCGCTAAGGAGCCGTACGATGGTTAA
- a CDS encoding Na+/H+ antiporter subunit B, with the protein MVKSGTIILNTAARFLMPLQLMFSVFLLLRGHDEPGGGFIAGLVAAGAFTLYLFAFGVSATKEVLRMVDPRDLIGVGLLLGMISVVPAWFMGQPFLTAQWWTIPVIDFKASTPLIFDVGVYLAVLGSVMGMVMALMEVDKDEP; encoded by the coding sequence ATGGTTAAGTCAGGCACCATTATTCTCAACACGGCCGCGCGCTTTTTAATGCCGTTACAGCTGATGTTCTCGGTCTTTTTATTACTGCGTGGCCATGATGAACCCGGCGGTGGGTTTATCGCCGGACTAGTGGCAGCAGGGGCGTTCACGCTCTACCTGTTTGCATTTGGCGTTAGTGCCACTAAAGAAGTGCTGCGGATGGTGGACCCCCGAGATTTGATCGGCGTGGGGCTGCTGCTGGGTATGATCTCTGTGGTGCCAGCGTGGTTTATGGGGCAGCCCTTCCTAACGGCTCAGTGGTGGACGATCCCTGTTATCGATTTTAAAGCCTCCACCCCGCTTATTTTTGATGTTGGGGTTTACCTTGCGGTGCTGGGCTCGGTAATGGGAATGGTGATGGCCTTGATGGAGGTGGATAAGGATGAACCCTAA
- a CDS encoding Na+/H+ antiporter subunit C, with protein sequence MEPIMALAIGLLYAAAIFMMLRRSIVKLVIGLLLLSNAANLLIFTTAGMTRGAPPLIPEGMLQPLGEVADPLPQAVVLTAIVIAFGVLAFAVVLIRRAYEIVKADDLDKMKDTDT encoded by the coding sequence ATGGAACCGATAATGGCATTGGCGATTGGGCTACTGTACGCCGCCGCCATTTTTATGATGCTTCGCCGCTCAATTGTTAAATTGGTCATTGGTCTATTACTGCTCTCGAATGCGGCTAACCTGCTCATTTTTACAACAGCCGGGATGACACGTGGTGCGCCTCCCTTAATACCTGAAGGAATGCTGCAACCTTTGGGAGAGGTCGCTGACCCGCTACCCCAGGCAGTGGTGTTGACCGCTATCGTGATTGCGTTTGGCGTGTTGGCATTCGCGGTGGTGTTGATTCGCCGAGCCTACGAAATTGTTAAGGCAGATGATTTGGACAAGATGAAGGATACCGACACGTGA
- a CDS encoding Na+/H+ antiporter subunit D — MRPEVALPVLLPLLSGAVSLLFWRSRPMQRFVAVAGNVALLLVSLWLFVVVLSEGYVTMQMGSWPAPFGITLIADMLSAVMILMTGIIGLAMGIYSLASTGRGHEKFGYYPLMHLLLAGVAGAFLTGDIFNLYVWFEVMLVASFALLILGGERAQMEGAIKYVTLNLLASVIFLTAVGLLYGTLGTLNMADIALRLDEAEHSGMVEVLAVMFMVAFGIKAAAFPLFFWLPASYHTPPVAVSALFAGLLTKVGVYSLFRVFTLMFDQTMGYLQDIMLWGAVLTMVTGVLGAAAQYEFRRILSFHIVSQIGYMILGLALYTPLAIAGGVFAIMHNIIVKTNLFLISGITHRLQGTYQLKKMGGLYRERPWLAVAFFISAFSLAGIPPLSGFFAKFVLVRAGLEAEAYVATGIALAVGLMTLYSMVKIWNEVFWKALPEDNHIPELQTPVGDDGRLLKPNLWIMYLPVLVLAAMSLLIGVFAEPIIQVMMLVGDQLMSPEGYIEAVMGPSASAESALLTPIDIQAEQIGEPMEETP; from the coding sequence GTGAGGCCTGAAGTTGCACTTCCCGTCCTGTTACCGCTACTTTCTGGCGCTGTCTCACTGCTCTTTTGGCGCTCACGTCCCATGCAGCGCTTTGTGGCTGTCGCGGGAAACGTAGCGCTTCTGCTGGTTAGCTTATGGCTATTTGTCGTGGTGCTGTCAGAGGGCTACGTCACTATGCAGATGGGTAGTTGGCCTGCGCCTTTTGGTATCACGTTGATCGCGGATATGCTCAGCGCAGTCATGATCCTAATGACCGGTATCATTGGATTAGCGATGGGTATTTACTCGCTGGCCTCCACGGGGCGTGGGCACGAAAAGTTTGGTTACTACCCGTTAATGCACCTCCTGCTGGCGGGCGTGGCCGGTGCGTTTTTAACCGGAGATATTTTTAACCTCTACGTCTGGTTTGAGGTAATGCTGGTTGCCTCGTTTGCGTTGCTGATTTTGGGGGGAGAGCGTGCTCAGATGGAAGGTGCCATCAAGTACGTGACGTTGAACCTACTAGCATCTGTTATCTTCCTAACCGCCGTTGGCCTGCTTTATGGCACGTTAGGTACGCTGAACATGGCCGATATCGCGCTACGCCTAGATGAGGCAGAGCACAGCGGTATGGTGGAAGTGCTCGCCGTTATGTTCATGGTGGCTTTTGGTATCAAAGCAGCGGCGTTTCCGCTGTTTTTCTGGCTGCCAGCGTCTTATCACACGCCCCCCGTCGCTGTTTCAGCGCTATTTGCCGGTTTATTAACCAAGGTGGGTGTTTACTCACTTTTCCGTGTTTTTACACTGATGTTCGATCAGACCATGGGCTACTTACAGGATATTATGCTGTGGGGAGCCGTATTGACCATGGTGACGGGGGTGCTAGGCGCCGCAGCTCAATACGAGTTTAGGCGTATTCTCTCCTTCCACATCGTGAGTCAGATTGGCTATATGATATTAGGGCTTGCACTTTACACGCCGCTGGCAATTGCGGGTGGTGTATTTGCCATCATGCATAACATTATTGTGAAGACGAATCTTTTCTTGATCAGCGGTATTACGCACCGTTTGCAAGGCACTTACCAGCTAAAAAAAATGGGCGGACTATATCGTGAGCGCCCCTGGTTAGCCGTGGCTTTCTTCATTTCCGCCTTTTCCTTGGCAGGTATTCCCCCGCTTTCGGGATTCTTTGCCAAATTCGTGCTGGTGCGAGCGGGTTTAGAAGCGGAGGCCTATGTGGCGACCGGTATTGCGCTGGCGGTAGGGTTGATGACGCTCTATTCCATGGTGAAAATTTGGAATGAGGTGTTTTGGAAAGCGCTGCCTGAAGATAACCACATACCAGAATTACAAACGCCAGTGGGTGATGATGGTCGACTATTAAAACCCAACCTCTGGATTATGTATCTACCCGTGTTGGTGCTAGCCGCAATGTCGTTGCTGATTGGTGTATTTGCGGAACCCATTATTCAGGTGATGATGCTTGTGGGTGATCAGCTTATGTCCCCCGAGGGGTACATCGAGGCCGTGATGGGGCCTTCAGCCAGCGCCGAGTCGGCACTGTTAACACCTATTGATATTCAAGCTGAACAGATAGGTGAACCCATGGAGGAGACACCATGA
- a CDS encoding Na+/H+ antiporter subunit E — MTGAIWNLLLGLAWVLLSGDFSGLNLLVGVIFGYIALLLIEPQVDSLKGYPARIPRIIGFICFFIKELIQANMRVAFDVLTPPWHMQPGVIALPLSARTEMEITMVASLISLTPGTLSLDVSDDKKVLYIHAMFLDDEDELRRSLKHMEHRALELFR, encoded by the coding sequence ATGACCGGTGCAATTTGGAACCTGCTGTTAGGGTTGGCCTGGGTACTGTTAAGCGGCGACTTTTCCGGCCTTAATCTGCTGGTTGGGGTGATCTTTGGCTACATTGCGCTGTTACTTATTGAGCCTCAGGTAGACTCTTTAAAAGGCTATCCAGCACGTATACCCAGAATTATTGGCTTTATCTGCTTTTTTATTAAAGAGCTGATCCAGGCCAATATGCGCGTCGCCTTTGACGTATTAACCCCGCCTTGGCACATGCAACCTGGTGTTATCGCCTTGCCCCTTTCGGCCCGCACTGAAATGGAAATCACTATGGTGGCCAGTCTAATTTCGCTAACACCAGGCACACTCAGCTTAGATGTGTCTGACGATAAGAAGGTGCTCTACATCCATGCCATGTTCTTAGACGATGAAGATGAACTGCGGCGTAGCCTTAAACATATGGAGCATCGGGCTTTGGAGTTATTTCGTTAA
- a CDS encoding cation:proton antiporter encodes MDTVIVISQIIMGLALILTFVRVVRGPSLPDRVVALELFSTTVVGLVGVYAIQSGVASFLDAAIVIALMGFLAAIGFARFLERGGPRDD; translated from the coding sequence ATGGATACCGTGATTGTAATTAGCCAGATTATTATGGGGTTAGCGCTCATTTTGACCTTTGTGCGGGTTGTGCGTGGCCCCAGCCTGCCAGACCGCGTTGTGGCATTAGAGCTTTTTTCTACCACCGTTGTAGGCCTGGTGGGGGTGTACGCCATTCAGTCTGGCGTGGCGAGTTTTCTTGATGCAGCCATTGTAATTGCGCTAATGGGCTTCTTGGCTGCCATCGGCTTTGCGCGCTTTTTGGAACGTGGAGGGCCGCGAGATGATTGA
- the mnhG gene encoding monovalent cation/H(+) antiporter subunit G, with amino-acid sequence MIEFIKGTMLIAGSLLMLLAAIGLLRLPDLLTRMHATTKAAALGVILIMLASAMHFAEVGVVARSFAIIVFILMTAPVAAHVIGRAAYFVGSRLWSGTVKDELRPNYDPLTHELKSGLETHENAKRHPRDTDPN; translated from the coding sequence ATGATTGAATTTATCAAAGGTACCATGCTGATCGCAGGGTCGCTGCTTATGTTGCTGGCAGCCATTGGGTTACTGCGTTTACCTGATTTGTTAACCCGAATGCATGCAACCACTAAGGCCGCCGCGTTAGGGGTGATTTTGATTATGCTCGCGTCAGCCATGCACTTTGCCGAAGTGGGCGTAGTAGCGCGCTCGTTCGCCATTATTGTATTTATTTTGATGACAGCGCCCGTCGCTGCCCACGTCATTGGCAGGGCGGCGTATTTTGTTGGCTCGCGGCTATGGAGTGGCACTGTCAAAGATGAGCTTCGCCCTAACTATGACCCGCTGACCCATGAGCTTAAAAGCGGACTTGAAACCCACGAAAATGCCAAACGGCATCCTCGAGATACAGATCCTAACTAA
- a CDS encoding DUF2256 domain-containing protein codes for MHHKQHLPQKECAHCQRPFSWRKKWARCWDEVRYCSERCRRESKL; via the coding sequence ATGCACCATAAGCAACATCTACCGCAAAAAGAGTGTGCCCATTGTCAACGCCCGTTTAGCTGGCGCAAGAAATGGGCGCGCTGCTGGGATGAAGTGCGCTACTGCAGCGAACGCTGTCGTCGCGAATCCAAGCTGTAA
- a CDS encoding DASH family cryptochrome, which produces MTTSIDIVWLQDNLRVADNLLLQFDSPPDQLLCLYVLDQRWLQPGVEGELTPRLGPARLRFLWQSLMELRGELLQRGSDLLVRIGEPAEVVVQLATSLNVREVRTSAHAGSEEVAHIAKVSQQLPAETQLTCIDNGYLISADELPFAADLLPASFSAFRKIVEKQCVIPPPKHAPITLPPWPEAARGFPPLKSVCPDSDAWQPDDRQGFRFMGGEAAAFDRLKSYLWQQNGGDSYKKTRNGLLGANFSTRLSPWLARGCLSARQVHQEVKTWEEANGATESSYWIIFELLWRDYFQRAAQLEGRLLFGGEQLPKPDAAFNAWRNATTGVPFIDAAMLELYRTGWISNRARQNVASFLVKDLQVDWRLGAWWFEHCLIDYDVASNWGNWRYIAGVGRDPRQDRYFNVLKQAGHYDPKGLYVAYWLPVLASLPCGLERHQPWRVAPAEFPTPLVMPDEWQRWLIDEAALEEAEYKQGGSNEAAVQ; this is translated from the coding sequence ATGACTACTTCGATCGATATTGTCTGGCTGCAAGACAACTTGCGCGTAGCCGATAATTTATTACTACAGTTTGATTCTCCTCCTGACCAATTACTTTGTCTTTATGTGCTGGATCAGCGCTGGTTGCAGCCTGGTGTGGAGGGAGAGCTAACGCCGAGGTTAGGCCCTGCTCGTCTCCGGTTCCTCTGGCAAAGTCTGATGGAGCTACGCGGAGAGCTCTTGCAACGGGGTAGCGATCTGCTAGTGCGTATTGGCGAACCAGCCGAGGTCGTTGTTCAATTAGCAACCTCGCTTAATGTGCGGGAAGTTCGCACCTCGGCCCACGCTGGCAGTGAAGAAGTGGCGCATATCGCCAAGGTGTCACAGCAGCTTCCAGCAGAGACTCAGCTAACATGCATTGATAACGGATATTTGATTAGTGCCGATGAGCTACCTTTTGCCGCTGATTTGCTACCCGCCAGTTTTTCTGCGTTTCGCAAAATTGTTGAAAAGCAGTGCGTTATTCCACCGCCCAAGCATGCACCCATCACGTTGCCCCCTTGGCCAGAGGCAGCACGCGGCTTTCCACCACTTAAGTCAGTCTGTCCAGACAGTGATGCATGGCAGCCAGACGATCGCCAAGGCTTCAGGTTTATGGGGGGAGAGGCGGCCGCTTTCGATAGATTGAAAAGCTACTTATGGCAGCAAAATGGCGGTGACTCTTACAAAAAAACGCGCAACGGATTGCTAGGTGCCAACTTTTCAACACGACTTTCTCCCTGGCTAGCTCGCGGCTGCTTATCGGCGCGACAAGTCCATCAGGAAGTTAAAACATGGGAGGAGGCAAACGGTGCGACAGAATCAAGTTACTGGATTATTTTTGAACTGTTGTGGCGAGACTACTTCCAGCGTGCCGCTCAGCTAGAGGGTCGTTTGTTGTTTGGTGGTGAGCAGTTACCCAAGCCAGACGCAGCATTTAATGCATGGCGCAATGCGACTACCGGTGTGCCCTTTATTGATGCTGCGATGTTAGAGCTATACCGCACTGGGTGGATATCCAATCGCGCGCGTCAAAACGTGGCAAGCTTCCTGGTCAAAGACTTACAGGTAGATTGGCGGCTAGGTGCGTGGTGGTTCGAACACTGCTTGATTGATTACGACGTGGCTAGTAATTGGGGTAATTGGCGTTATATTGCGGGCGTCGGGCGTGATCCGCGCCAGGATCGCTACTTCAATGTACTTAAGCAGGCTGGGCACTATGATCCAAAAGGGCTGTATGTGGCCTACTGGTTGCCTGTACTAGCGTCGCTGCCGTGTGGTCTGGAACGCCATCAGCCTTGGCGGGTTGCACCGGCAGAGTTCCCAACGCCTCTGGTGATGCCTGATGAGTGGCAGCGTTGGCTGATTGACGAAGCCGCGCTTGAAGAGGCCGAGTATAAACAAGGAGGAAGTAATGAAGCTGCTGTGCAGTGA
- a CDS encoding DUF3429 domain-containing protein has product MKLLCSDRRLAWGLGIAGLIPFAAALGLAWWGPIAWQIMAIYSFVYYSAVILSFLGGVHWGAAIQNAREGNRRRLVLAMVPSLIAWPALMMNTVSGLWVLLAGFVLIGGYDVSREGRVGFPRWYLILRLLLTLFVLLFHILLLFRLGG; this is encoded by the coding sequence ATGAAGCTGCTGTGCAGTGATCGCCGTTTGGCTTGGGGGTTAGGCATTGCAGGGTTAATTCCGTTTGCGGCTGCCCTTGGACTCGCGTGGTGGGGTCCCATTGCGTGGCAAATCATGGCGATTTATAGCTTTGTTTATTACAGCGCCGTGATTTTGTCGTTTTTGGGCGGCGTGCATTGGGGGGCGGCTATCCAAAACGCCCGGGAGGGCAACCGCCGTCGATTAGTGCTTGCGATGGTGCCAAGCTTAATTGCTTGGCCAGCACTGATGATGAACACCGTTTCGGGCCTCTGGGTTTTATTAGCGGGCTTTGTGCTGATAGGTGGTTACGACGTGAGCCGAGAAGGGCGGGTAGGCTTTCCGCGCTGGTATCTCATACTGCGTCTACTGTTAACGCTATTCGTACTGCTCTTCCATATACTTTTACTGTTTCGTCTGGGTGGCTAG
- a CDS encoding lytic murein transglycosylase, translated as MLLKHKRLLKNKELLRNKKLLRNKGPLGSSAAFCLSLVLAAGVVSPTNANAQASQRLMTEVDAQAAEELRYASFNQWLSEFRRFAAAQGISEATLSSAFDGVRYRDRVIELDRYQPEFVRPIWDYLDTAVSSTRINNGREKYEQHRDTAHQMQQRYGVPAEIIVSIWGVESNYGSNFGDFSTLESLATLAYDGRRREFARGELLAALRIIDQGDIAADQMRGSWAGAMGHTQFIPSSFEAYAVDGDNDGRRDIWGSIPDVMASTANYLARAGWQPGQPWGAEVVLPPSFDYSQTERRSSAEWAAQGVRAVNGELPDVDNAAIIVPAGAEGPAFIVGANFRAILRYNNATSYALAVATLADAIAGREGIAQSWPRDQAPLTRDDVRTLQQRLNSAGYSVGVADGIMGPNTREGVRAFQRDQGLTPDGFATQALLERLR; from the coding sequence ATGTTGTTGAAACATAAAAGGTTATTGAAAAACAAAGAGTTGTTGAGAAATAAAAAGTTGTTGAGAAATAAAGGACCGCTAGGTTCTAGTGCAGCGTTTTGTCTTTCACTCGTGCTGGCCGCAGGTGTCGTTTCCCCAACGAACGCCAACGCACAGGCGAGTCAGCGGTTAATGACGGAGGTGGACGCCCAGGCCGCAGAGGAGTTGCGCTATGCCAGCTTTAACCAGTGGTTGAGCGAGTTTCGTCGCTTCGCTGCTGCTCAAGGCATTAGTGAAGCGACACTGTCGTCTGCTTTCGATGGCGTGCGCTATCGTGACCGCGTAATTGAACTTGACCGCTACCAACCAGAGTTTGTCCGCCCAATATGGGATTATCTAGACACTGCTGTTTCCAGCACGCGGATTAATAACGGCCGTGAAAAGTATGAGCAGCACCGTGATACAGCACATCAAATGCAGCAGCGTTATGGCGTACCTGCCGAGATTATTGTCTCAATCTGGGGGGTTGAAAGTAACTATGGCAGCAACTTCGGCGATTTCTCTACGCTTGAATCTCTCGCAACGCTTGCCTATGACGGTCGTCGTCGGGAGTTTGCCCGTGGAGAGCTGCTAGCCGCACTGCGGATTATCGACCAGGGCGATATTGCTGCGGATCAAATGCGCGGTTCGTGGGCTGGCGCGATGGGCCACACCCAATTTATACCCAGCAGTTTTGAAGCGTATGCGGTGGATGGCGATAACGACGGGCGCCGAGATATCTGGGGCAGCATTCCTGATGTGATGGCCTCAACAGCCAATTACTTGGCGCGAGCCGGCTGGCAGCCCGGGCAGCCTTGGGGTGCCGAGGTAGTGCTACCGCCATCGTTTGATTACTCACAAACCGAGCGCCGCAGCAGCGCAGAGTGGGCAGCGCAAGGCGTGCGAGCGGTTAATGGCGAGCTGCCTGACGTTGATAATGCGGCCATTATCGTTCCTGCGGGTGCAGAGGGGCCTGCCTTCATCGTTGGGGCTAATTTCCGCGCTATTTTACGCTACAACAACGCTACCAGCTATGCATTAGCCGTCGCGACGCTTGCCGACGCTATTGCGGGCCGTGAGGGGATTGCCCAGTCCTGGCCTAGAGATCAGGCACCTTTGACCCGCGATGATGTTAGAACCCTCCAGCAGCGACTGAACAGTGCTGGTTATTCGGTAGGCGTTGCAGACGGCATTATGGGGCCTAATACGCGAGAAGGAGTGCGGGCCTTTCAGCGTGATCAAGGGCTAACGCCGGACGGCTTTGCCACCCAAGCGCTGCTTGAACGACTTCGTTAA
- a CDS encoding ATP-dependent zinc protease, with product MGKTFLGRTWAATLASTLMVGTLMASATVTAEEPVVFGWVENATVEPWGIAVKAKLDSGALTSSLDARDIEMFEKAGEEWVRFRLKLEDQSSGETFSDQIERPLYRELAVRGAGGRDERPVVLMDVCMGDTIYEEQFSLRDREEMIYPLLLGRRTISHLGLLDVRSTFLQNPQCGESAKRVPHDPDDNQS from the coding sequence ATGGGTAAAACGTTTTTAGGCCGAACGTGGGCGGCTACTTTAGCAAGTACATTAATGGTCGGTACGTTAATGGCAAGTGCCACTGTAACGGCTGAGGAACCTGTGGTATTCGGGTGGGTTGAAAATGCCACCGTTGAACCATGGGGCATTGCGGTGAAGGCAAAGCTAGACAGCGGCGCACTTACCTCATCCCTAGATGCGCGAGATATTGAGATGTTTGAAAAAGCGGGCGAGGAGTGGGTGCGTTTTCGGTTAAAACTTGAGGATCAATCAAGTGGCGAAACATTTAGCGACCAAATCGAGCGCCCGCTCTACCGCGAACTCGCAGTGCGTGGCGCTGGGGGCCGCGACGAACGCCCAGTGGTACTGATGGACGTGTGTATGGGCGATACGATTTATGAGGAGCAGTTTAGCCTGCGTGACCGTGAAGAAATGATTTACCCGCTGCTGTTGGGGCGCCGCACCATTAGCCACCTGGGCTTGCTAGACGTGCGTAGCACGTTTTTACAAAACCCACAGTGCGGGGAGAGCGCGAAGCGCGTCCCCCACGATCCAGACGATAACCAGTCCTAG
- a CDS encoding 16S rRNA (uracil(1498)-N(3))-methyltransferase, whose amino-acid sequence MNLILLDPNDIGADRHARITDDRRLTHLREVHRATQGETFSVGIQGGHIGKAELVELSHEQAIFSLDTLEELPPPPLPVHLVLALPRPRMLARTLEHVTALGVKDITLLHTKRVEKSYWQSPELRPDKIHQHLMLGLEQAKDTHLPTVTLSKGFRPFIEAQLPLLLNGRRGLVAHPGMPNSCPRGISDATLLLVGPEGGFIEWEVEQLLAAGCEGIHLGPRILRVETAVTALLSRLF is encoded by the coding sequence ATGAACCTGATTTTGCTTGATCCCAATGACATTGGCGCTGACCGCCATGCCCGAATTACCGATGACCGCCGCCTCACACATTTAAGGGAGGTTCATCGCGCCACCCAAGGTGAAACCTTCAGTGTGGGCATTCAGGGCGGCCACATTGGTAAAGCCGAACTGGTGGAGCTCAGCCATGAACAGGCTATTTTCTCACTCGACACCTTAGAAGAACTGCCGCCGCCGCCGCTTCCCGTTCATTTGGTGCTGGCTCTGCCCCGCCCGCGTATGCTGGCCCGTACGTTGGAGCACGTTACTGCGCTAGGGGTAAAGGATATTACGCTGCTACACACCAAGCGGGTAGAAAAGAGTTACTGGCAGTCGCCGGAACTGCGCCCCGACAAAATTCACCAGCACCTGATGCTAGGCCTTGAGCAAGCCAAAGATACCCATTTACCTACGGTCACGTTAAGTAAAGGCTTTAGGCCCTTTATTGAAGCGCAACTGCCCTTACTACTGAATGGGCGCCGCGGCTTAGTGGCTCATCCAGGCATGCCGAACTCGTGCCCCAGAGGCATCAGTGACGCGACGCTATTGCTCGTTGGCCCTGAAGGCGGGTTTATTGAGTGGGAAGTAGAGCAGCTGCTAGCGGCAGGCTGCGAGGGCATACATCTTGGCCCTCGCATTTTGCGGGTAGAAACCGCCGTAACAGCCCTGCTATCCAGGCTGTTCTAG